The following are from one region of the Amycolatopsis sp. QT-25 genome:
- the rpsL gene encoding 30S ribosomal protein S12, whose amino-acid sequence MPTIQQLVRKGRQDKAAKQKTAALKGSPQRRGVCTRVYTTTPKKPNSALRKVARVKLTSGIEVTAYIPGEGHNLQEHSMVLVRGGRVKDLPGVRYKIIRGSLDTQGVKNRKQARSRYGAKKEKS is encoded by the coding sequence TTGCCCACGATCCAGCAGCTGGTCCGTAAGGGCCGCCAGGACAAGGCTGCCAAGCAGAAGACCGCGGCCCTCAAGGGGAGCCCGCAGCGGCGTGGCGTGTGCACTCGCGTGTACACCACAACCCCCAAGAAGCCGAACTCGGCGCTTCGCAAGGTCGCTCGTGTGAAGCTGACCAGCGGCATCGAGGTCACCGCCTACATTCCCGGTGAAGGCCACAACCTGCAGGAGCACTCGATGGTGCTCGTGCGCGGTGGTCGTGTGAAGGACCTGCCGGGTGTCCGCTACAAGATCATCCGCGGTTCGCTCGACACCCAGGGTGTCAAGAACCGTAAGCAGGCGCGCAGCCGGTACGGCGCGAAGAAGGAGAAGAGCTAA
- the rpsG gene encoding 30S ribosomal protein S7, whose product MPRKGPAPKRPLISDPVYASPLVTQLVNKVLKDGKRSLAERIVYGALEGAREKTGTDPVVTLKRALDNVKPTIEVKSRRVGGATYQVPIEVKPGRSTTLALRWLVSFSQARREKTMIERLQNELLDASNGLGASVKRREDTHKMAESNKAFAHYRW is encoded by the coding sequence ATGCCCCGCAAGGGTCCGGCCCCGAAGCGGCCGCTGATCTCTGACCCCGTCTACGCATCCCCGCTGGTCACCCAGCTGGTGAACAAGGTGCTGAAGGACGGCAAGCGGTCTCTGGCCGAGCGCATCGTCTACGGCGCCCTCGAAGGCGCTCGCGAGAAGACCGGCACCGACCCGGTCGTCACGCTGAAGCGCGCCCTTGACAACGTGAAGCCCACCATCGAGGTGAAGAGCCGCCGCGTCGGTGGTGCCACCTACCAGGTGCCGATCGAGGTCAAGCCGGGACGTTCCACCACGCTCGCGCTTCGCTGGCTGGTCTCCTTCTCGCAGGCTCGCCGCGAGAAGACCATGATCGAGCGTCTGCAGAACGAGCTCCTCGACGCGAGCAACGGCCTCGGCGCCAGCGTGAAGCGACGCGAGGACACGCACAAGATGGCCGAGTCCAACAAGGCCTTCGCGCACTACCGCTGGTAA
- the fusA gene encoding elongation factor G — protein MAREVLTDLNKVRNIGIMAHIDAGKTTTTERILFYTGVNYKIGEVHDGAATMDWMEEEQKRGITITSAATTTFWADHQINIIDTPGHVDFTVEVERSLRVLDGAVAVFDGKEGVEPQSEQVWRQADKYEVPRICFVNKMDKLGADFYFTVRTIEERLGARPLVIQLPIGAENEFEGVIDLVRMKALTWRGEVQKGEDYAVEEIPAELADKAAEYREKLVEAIAETDDSLMEKFLEGEELTEAELKAGIRKLTVNREAYPVLTGSAFKNKGVQPMLDAVIDYLPSPLDVPAVEGTLPDGETVVSRKPSTEEPFSALAFKIAAHPFFGKLTYIRVYSGKVASGAQLINATKERKERIGKLFQMHSNKENPVDEAQAGHIYAVIGLKDTTTGDTLADPQNPVVLESMTFPAPVIRVAIEPKTKADQEKLSLAIQKLAEEDPTFQVNLDEDTGQTIIAGMGELHLEVLVNRMKSDYKVEANIGKPQVAYRETVRKTVEKLDYVHKKQTGGSGQFAKVIVKLEPLESTDGALYEFSNKVTGGRVPREYIPSVDAGAQDAMQYGVLAGYPLVGLKFTLLDGAYHEVDSSEMAFKIAGSMAMKEAAKKAGPVILEPLMAVEVTTPEDYMGDVIGDLNSRRGQIQAMEERAGTRVVKALVPLSEMFGYVGDLRSRTQGRANYSMVFDSYAEVPANVAKEIIAKATGE, from the coding sequence GTGGCACGTGAAGTGCTGACCGACCTGAACAAGGTCCGCAACATCGGCATCATGGCCCACATCGACGCCGGTAAGACCACCACCACCGAGCGGATCCTGTTCTACACCGGGGTCAACTACAAGATCGGTGAAGTCCACGATGGCGCCGCCACCATGGACTGGATGGAGGAGGAGCAGAAGCGGGGTATCACCATCACCTCGGCTGCCACCACCACCTTCTGGGCCGATCACCAGATCAACATCATCGACACCCCGGGTCACGTCGACTTCACCGTCGAGGTGGAGCGATCGCTGCGCGTGCTCGATGGTGCCGTCGCCGTCTTCGACGGCAAGGAAGGTGTCGAGCCGCAGTCCGAGCAGGTCTGGCGTCAGGCGGACAAGTACGAGGTTCCTCGTATCTGCTTCGTCAACAAGATGGACAAGCTCGGCGCGGACTTCTACTTCACCGTCCGCACCATCGAAGAGCGCCTCGGCGCCCGCCCGCTGGTCATCCAGCTGCCGATCGGCGCCGAGAACGAGTTCGAAGGCGTCATCGACCTGGTCCGCATGAAGGCGTTGACCTGGCGCGGAGAGGTCCAGAAGGGCGAGGACTACGCCGTCGAGGAGATCCCGGCCGAGCTCGCCGACAAGGCGGCCGAGTACCGGGAGAAGCTGGTCGAGGCCATCGCCGAGACCGACGACTCCCTGATGGAGAAGTTCCTCGAGGGCGAGGAGCTGACGGAAGCCGAGCTCAAGGCCGGTATCCGCAAGCTCACCGTGAACCGCGAGGCGTACCCGGTGCTCACCGGTTCCGCTTTCAAGAACAAGGGCGTGCAGCCCATGCTCGACGCGGTCATCGACTACCTTCCGTCGCCGCTGGACGTCCCCGCCGTCGAGGGCACGCTGCCCGACGGTGAGACCGTCGTGTCGCGCAAGCCGTCGACCGAGGAGCCGTTCTCCGCTCTGGCGTTCAAGATCGCCGCGCACCCGTTCTTCGGCAAGCTGACCTACATCCGGGTGTACTCGGGCAAGGTCGCCTCCGGCGCGCAGCTGATCAACGCCACCAAGGAGCGCAAGGAGCGCATCGGGAAGCTCTTCCAGATGCACTCCAACAAGGAGAACCCGGTCGACGAGGCCCAGGCGGGCCACATCTACGCGGTCATCGGCCTGAAGGACACCACCACCGGTGACACCCTCGCCGACCCGCAGAACCCGGTCGTCCTCGAGTCGATGACGTTCCCGGCGCCGGTCATCCGCGTCGCGATCGAGCCGAAGACCAAGGCCGACCAGGAGAAGCTGTCCCTGGCGATCCAGAAGCTGGCCGAAGAGGACCCGACGTTCCAGGTCAACCTGGACGAGGACACCGGCCAGACGATCATCGCGGGTATGGGCGAGCTGCACCTCGAGGTGCTGGTGAACCGCATGAAGTCCGACTACAAGGTCGAGGCGAACATCGGTAAGCCGCAGGTCGCCTACCGCGAGACGGTGCGCAAGACGGTCGAGAAGCTCGACTACGTGCACAAGAAGCAGACCGGTGGTTCCGGTCAGTTCGCGAAGGTCATCGTCAAGCTCGAGCCGCTCGAGTCCACCGACGGTGCCCTCTACGAGTTCTCCAACAAGGTCACCGGTGGCCGCGTGCCGCGGGAGTACATCCCGTCGGTCGACGCGGGCGCGCAGGACGCCATGCAGTACGGCGTGCTGGCCGGCTACCCGCTCGTCGGGTTGAAGTTCACCTTGTTGGACGGCGCGTACCACGAGGTCGACTCTTCGGAAATGGCCTTCAAGATCGCCGGCTCCATGGCGATGAAGGAAGCCGCGAAGAAGGCCGGTCCGGTCATCCTCGAGCCGCTGATGGCCGTCGAGGTCACCACGCCCGAGGACTACATGGGCGATGTGATCGGTGACCTCAACTCCCGCCGTGGCCAGATCCAGGCCATGGAGGAGCGCGCCGGTACCCGTGTCGTCAAGGCACTGGTCCCGCTGTCGGAGATGTTCGGTTACGTCGGTGACCTGCGGTCGCGTACCCAGGGACGTGCCAACTACTCCATGGTGTTCGACTCCTACGCTGAGGTTCCCGCGAACGTCGCGAAGGAAATCATCGCGAAGGCGACAGGGGAGTAG
- the tuf gene encoding elongation factor Tu, whose protein sequence is MAKAKFERTKPHVNIGTIGHVDHGKTTLTAAITKVLHDKYPELNTASAFDQIDNAPEEKQRGITINISHVEYQTEKRHYAHVDAPGHADYIKNMITGAAQMDGAILVVAATDGPMPQTREHVLLAKQVGVPYIVVALNKADMVDDEEILELVELEVRELLSSQDFPGDDAPVVKVSGLKALEGDAKWGESVLELMAAVDENVPDPVRELDKPFLMPIEDVFTITGRGTVVTGRIERGRVNVNEEVEIVGIKEKSTKTTVTGVEMFRKLLDQGEAGDNVGLLVRGIKREDVERGQVVVKPGTTTPHTEFEGSVYILSKDEGGRHTPFFNNYRPQFYFRTTDVTGVVTLKEGVEMVMPGDNTDISVVLIQPVAMDEGLRFAIREGGRTVGAGQVTKIVK, encoded by the coding sequence GTGGCGAAGGCGAAATTCGAGCGGACCAAGCCGCACGTCAACATCGGGACCATCGGTCACGTCGACCACGGTAAGACCACTCTGACCGCGGCGATCACCAAGGTTCTGCACGACAAGTACCCCGAGCTGAACACGGCCTCGGCGTTCGACCAGATCGACAACGCGCCGGAAGAGAAGCAGCGCGGCATCACGATCAACATCTCGCACGTCGAGTACCAGACCGAGAAGCGTCACTACGCTCACGTGGACGCCCCGGGCCACGCGGACTACATCAAGAACATGATCACCGGTGCGGCGCAGATGGACGGCGCGATCCTCGTGGTCGCGGCGACCGACGGCCCGATGCCGCAGACCCGTGAGCACGTGCTGCTCGCGAAGCAGGTCGGCGTGCCCTACATCGTGGTCGCGCTGAACAAGGCCGACATGGTCGACGACGAGGAGATCCTGGAGCTCGTCGAGCTCGAGGTCCGCGAGCTGCTGTCCTCCCAGGACTTCCCTGGTGACGACGCTCCGGTCGTCAAGGTCTCCGGCCTGAAGGCCCTCGAGGGCGACGCCAAGTGGGGCGAGAGCGTGCTCGAGCTCATGGCGGCCGTCGACGAGAACGTGCCGGACCCGGTGCGTGAGCTCGACAAGCCGTTCCTGATGCCGATCGAAGACGTCTTCACGATCACCGGCCGTGGCACGGTCGTGACCGGCCGTATCGAGCGTGGCCGCGTCAACGTGAACGAAGAGGTCGAGATCGTCGGCATCAAGGAGAAGTCGACCAAGACCACCGTCACCGGTGTCGAGATGTTCCGCAAGCTGCTCGACCAGGGTGAGGCCGGCGACAACGTCGGTCTGCTGGTCCGCGGTATCAAGCGCGAGGACGTCGAGCGCGGCCAGGTCGTCGTGAAGCCGGGCACCACCACCCCGCACACGGAGTTCGAGGGCTCGGTCTACATCCTGTCGAAGGACGAGGGTGGCCGTCACACCCCGTTCTTCAACAACTACCGCCCGCAGTTCTACTTCCGTACCACGGACGTGACCGGCGTCGTCACCCTCAAGGAGGGTGTCGAGATGGTCATGCCGGGCGACAACACGGACATCAGCGTCGTGCTGATCCAGCCGGTCGCCATGGACGAGGGCCTGCGTTTCGCCATCCGTGAGGGTGGCCGGACCGTGGGCGCCGGCCAGGTCACCAAGATCGTCAAGTGA
- the rpsJ gene encoding 30S ribosomal protein S10 yields MAGQKIRIRLKAYDHEAIDTSARKIVETVTRTGARVVGPVPLPTEKNVYCVIRSPHKYKDSREHFEMRTHKRLIDILDPTPKTVDALMRIDLPASVDVNIQ; encoded by the coding sequence ATGGCGGGACAGAAGATCCGCATCCGGCTCAAGGCCTACGACCACGAGGCGATTGACACCTCGGCGCGCAAGATCGTCGAGACGGTCACGCGCACCGGCGCCCGTGTTGTCGGGCCGGTGCCGCTGCCCACCGAGAAGAACGTTTACTGCGTCATCCGCTCGCCGCACAAGTACAAGGATTCGCGCGAGCACTTCGAGATGCGCACGCACAAGCGTCTGATCGACATCCTCGACCCGACGCCGAAGACGGTCGACGCGCTCATGCGCATCGACCTGCCGGCGAGCGTCGACGTCAACATCCAGTAG
- the rplC gene encoding 50S ribosomal protein L3, with product MSDRQMKGILGTKLGMTQVFDENNRVVPVTVVQAGPNVVTQVRTQETDGYKAVQLAFGAVDPRRVNKPRTGHFDKASVTPRRFLAELRTTDADTYEVGQEITAEVFEAGIEVDVTGTSKGKGYAGVMKRHGFKGQGASHGAQAVHRKPGSIGGCATPGRVFKGLRMAGRMGNDRVTTQNLTVHAVRAEDGLLLIKGAVPGPKGGLLFVRSAAKGGN from the coding sequence ATGTCTGACAGGCAAATGAAGGGCATTCTGGGCACCAAGCTCGGTATGACCCAGGTCTTCGACGAGAACAACCGGGTCGTCCCGGTGACCGTCGTGCAGGCCGGTCCGAACGTGGTCACCCAGGTTCGGACCCAGGAAACCGACGGCTACAAGGCCGTGCAGCTGGCTTTCGGCGCGGTCGACCCGCGCCGGGTCAACAAGCCGCGCACCGGCCACTTCGACAAGGCGAGCGTGACCCCGCGCCGTTTCCTTGCCGAGCTGCGTACCACCGATGCGGACACCTACGAAGTCGGCCAGGAGATCACCGCTGAGGTGTTCGAGGCCGGTATCGAGGTCGACGTGACCGGTACCAGCAAGGGCAAGGGCTACGCCGGTGTCATGAAGCGTCACGGCTTCAAGGGCCAGGGCGCGAGCCACGGTGCCCAGGCCGTGCACCGCAAGCCCGGCTCGATCGGTGGCTGCGCCACCCCGGGCCGCGTCTTCAAGGGCCTGCGCATGGCGGGCCGGATGGGCAACGACCGGGTCACCACGCAGAACCTGACCGTGCACGCGGTGCGTGCCGAGGACGGCCTGCTGCTGATCAAGGGCGCCGTGCCCGGTCCCAAGGGCGGCCTGCTGTTCGTTCGCAGCGCCGCGAAGGGTGGTAACTGA
- the rplD gene encoding 50S ribosomal protein L4 yields the protein MTSVELKTPAGKADGTVELPSEIFDVQANVPLMHQVVVGQLAAARQGTHDTKTRGEVRGGGKKPYRQKGTGRARQGSTRAPQFTGGGVVHGPTPRDYTQRTPKKMKAAALRGALSDRARAGQLHVVTELVAGEKPSTKSAKAVIAAVTQAKRVLVVLHRDDELSWNSLRNLAEVHLITPDQLNTYDVLVNDDVVFTKAAYDVFVAGPVRGKGAKASAKSSELSGADLDNSTGAGTEGSDEQ from the coding sequence ATGACCAGCGTCGAGCTGAAGACCCCGGCCGGTAAAGCCGACGGCACGGTCGAGCTCCCCTCGGAGATCTTCGACGTGCAGGCCAACGTGCCCCTCATGCACCAGGTCGTGGTGGGCCAGCTGGCCGCCGCGCGCCAGGGCACGCATGACACCAAGACCCGCGGTGAAGTCCGCGGTGGTGGCAAGAAGCCGTACCGCCAGAAGGGCACCGGCCGCGCCCGCCAGGGTTCGACCCGTGCGCCGCAGTTCACCGGTGGTGGCGTCGTCCACGGCCCCACGCCGCGTGACTACACCCAGCGCACCCCGAAGAAGATGAAGGCCGCCGCCCTGCGTGGCGCCCTCTCGGACCGGGCCCGCGCCGGACAGCTGCACGTCGTCACCGAACTGGTGGCCGGCGAGAAGCCGTCCACCAAGTCCGCCAAGGCCGTCATCGCCGCGGTGACCCAGGCCAAGCGCGTTCTCGTGGTGCTGCACCGCGACGACGAGCTGAGCTGGAACTCGCTGCGGAACCTGGCCGAGGTCCACCTCATCACGCCCGACCAGCTCAACACCTACGACGTGTTGGTCAACGACGACGTGGTGTTCACCAAGGCCGCTTACGACGTGTTCGTCGCCGGTCCCGTCCGGGGCAAGGGCGCGAAGGCTTCGGCCAAATCGAGCGAACTGTCGGGGGCCGACCTCGACAACTCGACTGGAGCGGGAACAGAAGGGAGTGACGAGCAGTGA
- the rplW gene encoding 50S ribosomal protein L23, translating to MSAIAIPDPRDILLAPVISEKSYGLLEDHKYTFIVRPDANKTQIKIAVEKVFGVKVVSVNTANRQGKRKRTRAGFGKRKDTKRAIVTLSAESKPIEIFGGPTA from the coding sequence GTGAGTGCGATCGCCATCCCCGATCCCCGCGACATCTTGCTCGCGCCGGTGATCTCCGAGAAGTCCTACGGGCTGCTCGAGGACCACAAGTACACGTTCATCGTCCGCCCGGACGCCAACAAGACCCAGATCAAGATCGCGGTCGAGAAGGTGTTCGGCGTCAAGGTGGTCAGCGTCAACACGGCCAACCGCCAGGGCAAGCGTAAGCGGACTCGCGCCGGCTTCGGCAAGCGCAAGGACACCAAGCGCGCCATCGTGACTCTTTCGGCTGAGAGCAAGCCGATCGAGATCTTCGGCGGACCCACCGCGTAA
- the rplB gene encoding 50S ribosomal protein L2 produces the protein MGIRKYKPTTPGRRGSSVSDFAEITRSTPEKSLLRPLSKSGGRNSSGKITTRHKGGGHKRAYRLIDFRRNDKDGVPAKVAHIEYDPNRSARIALLHYADGEKRYIIAPEKLKQGDTVENGPRADIKPGNNLPLRNIPVGTVIHAIELRPGGGAKMARSAGAKVQLVAKDGPYAQLRLPSGEIRNVDVRNRATIGEVGNSDHSNINWGKAGRNRWRGKRPTVRGVVMNPVDHPHGGGEGKTSGGRHPVNPNGKPEGRTRRRKASDAMIVRRRRTGKKR, from the coding sequence ATGGGCATCCGCAAGTACAAGCCGACGACCCCGGGTCGTCGCGGTTCCAGCGTCTCCGACTTCGCCGAGATCACTCGGTCCACGCCGGAGAAGTCGCTGCTGCGTCCGCTGAGCAAGTCCGGCGGCCGTAACTCCAGCGGCAAGATCACCACCCGGCACAAGGGTGGTGGCCACAAGCGTGCGTACCGGCTGATCGACTTCCGCCGGAACGACAAGGACGGCGTTCCCGCCAAGGTGGCGCACATCGAGTACGACCCCAACCGGTCCGCTCGTATCGCGCTCCTGCACTACGCCGACGGCGAGAAGCGCTACATCATCGCCCCGGAGAAGCTCAAGCAGGGTGACACGGTCGAGAACGGCCCCCGCGCCGACATCAAGCCGGGTAACAACCTGCCGCTGCGCAACATCCCGGTCGGCACCGTGATCCATGCGATCGAGCTCCGCCCCGGTGGCGGCGCGAAGATGGCGCGGTCCGCCGGTGCCAAGGTGCAGCTGGTGGCGAAGGACGGGCCGTACGCCCAGCTTCGTCTCCCGTCGGGCGAGATCCGCAACGTCGACGTGCGCAACCGCGCCACCATCGGCGAGGTCGGCAACTCCGACCACTCCAACATCAACTGGGGCAAGGCGGGTCGTAACCGCTGGCGCGGCAAGCGCCCCACCGTCCGTGGTGTCGTCATGAACCCGGTCGACCACCCGCACGGTGGTGGTGAGGGTAAGACCTCCGGTGGTCGCCACCCGGTGAACCCGAACGGAAAGCCCGAAGGCCGCACCCGCCGCCGCAAGGCCTCCGACGCCATGATCGTCCGCCGCCGGCGTACCGGCAAGAAGCGCTGA
- the rpsS gene encoding 30S ribosomal protein S19 has product MPRSLKKGPFVDDHLLKKVDALNESGKKTVIKTWSRRSTIIPDFLGHTIAVHDGRKHVPVFVTEAMVGHKLGEFAPTRTFKGHIKDDRKSRRR; this is encoded by the coding sequence ATGCCACGCAGCCTTAAGAAGGGCCCCTTCGTGGACGACCACCTGCTCAAGAAGGTGGACGCGCTCAACGAGTCGGGCAAGAAGACCGTGATCAAGACGTGGTCGCGTCGTTCCACGATCATCCCGGATTTCCTGGGTCACACGATCGCGGTGCACGACGGCCGCAAGCACGTCCCGGTGTTCGTCACCGAGGCGATGGTGGGTCACAAGTTGGGCGAGTTCGCCCCGACCAGGACCTTCAAGGGCCACATCAAGGACGACCGCAAGTCGCGCCGCCGCTGA
- the rplV gene encoding 50S ribosomal protein L22 → MNAQNDVAEALPTAYARARFVRDSPTKVRRVIELIKGRSAADALAVLQFAPQAASEPVAKVLASAMANAENNLDLDPDTLWVKNAYADEGPTLKRIRPRAQGRAYRIRKRTSHITVEVESRPKAEAKKAQGKKKAGGR, encoded by the coding sequence ATGAACGCCCAGAACGACGTGGCCGAGGCTTTGCCGACGGCTTACGCGCGGGCTCGCTTCGTCCGGGACTCGCCTACCAAGGTGCGCCGGGTGATCGAGCTGATCAAGGGACGTAGCGCCGCCGACGCCTTGGCCGTGCTCCAGTTCGCCCCGCAGGCGGCAAGCGAGCCGGTCGCGAAGGTGCTCGCCAGCGCCATGGCCAACGCCGAGAACAACCTCGATCTCGACCCCGACACCCTCTGGGTCAAGAACGCCTACGCCGACGAGGGCCCGACCCTCAAGCGCATCCGTCCGCGGGCCCAGGGCCGCGCGTACCGGATCCGCAAGCGGACCAGCCACATCACCGTCGAGGTGGAGTCGCGTCCGAAGGCCGAAGCCAAGAAGGCACAGGGCAAGAAGAAGGCAGGTGGCCGGTAG
- the rpsC gene encoding 30S ribosomal protein S3 has protein sequence MGQKINPHGFRLGITTDWKSRWYADKQYAEYVAEDVKIRKLLSTGMERAGISKVEIERTRDRVRVDIHTARPGIVIGRRGAEADRIRGALEKLTAKQVQLNILEVKNPEADAQLVAQGVAEQLSNRVAFRRAMRKAIQTSMRSPQVKGIRVQCGGRLGGAEMSRSEHYRDGRVPLHTLRADIDYGFFEAKTTFGRIGVKVWIYKGELVGGLKAREARDAAAAAERAPRRDRGDRPARPRRSGASGTTPTSTEAGRAAAAAKSGDAPKGDTATEAPAAETAEKTEG, from the coding sequence GTGGGCCAGAAGATCAACCCGCACGGCTTCCGCCTGGGTATCACCACGGACTGGAAGTCGCGTTGGTACGCCGACAAGCAGTACGCGGAGTACGTGGCCGAGGACGTCAAGATCCGGAAGCTGCTGTCCACGGGCATGGAGCGCGCCGGGATCTCCAAGGTCGAGATCGAGCGCACCCGTGACCGGGTCCGCGTCGACATCCACACCGCCCGGCCGGGCATCGTCATCGGCCGTCGCGGCGCGGAGGCCGACCGCATCCGCGGCGCGCTGGAGAAGCTGACCGCCAAGCAGGTCCAGCTGAACATCCTCGAGGTCAAGAACCCCGAGGCCGACGCCCAGCTCGTCGCTCAGGGTGTCGCGGAGCAGCTGAGCAACCGGGTGGCGTTCCGCCGCGCGATGCGCAAGGCGATCCAGACCTCCATGCGTTCGCCGCAGGTCAAGGGCATCCGCGTGCAGTGCGGCGGTCGTCTCGGCGGTGCCGAGATGTCCCGCTCCGAGCACTACCGCGATGGCCGCGTCCCGCTGCACACGCTGCGCGCCGACATCGACTACGGCTTCTTCGAGGCCAAGACGACGTTCGGTCGCATCGGCGTGAAGGTGTGGATCTACAAGGGCGAGCTCGTGGGCGGCCTCAAGGCCAGGGAGGCGCGTGACGCCGCCGCGGCCGCCGAGCGTGCCCCGCGCCGCGACCGTGGTGACCGTCCCGCCCGCCCGCGCCGTTCCGGTGCGTCGGGCACGACGCCGACCTCGACCGAAGCCGGCCGGGCGGCCGCCGCCGCGAAGAGCGGCGACGCTCCCAAGGGCGACACGGCCACCGAGGCCCCGGCTGCTGAGACTGCAGAAAAGACGGAGGGCTGA
- the rplP gene encoding 50S ribosomal protein L16 yields MLIPRRVKHRKQHSPKRHGAAKGGTNVSFGEYGIQALEHSYVTNRQIESARIAMTRHIKRGGKVWTTIYPDRPLTKKPAETRMGSGKGSPEWWIANVKPGRVMFEISFPNEETAREALRRAIHKLPMKCRIVTREGGEF; encoded by the coding sequence GTGCTCATCCCGCGCAGGGTCAAGCACCGGAAGCAGCACTCCCCGAAGCGCCACGGTGCCGCCAAGGGCGGTACGAACGTGAGCTTCGGCGAGTACGGCATCCAGGCGCTTGAGCACAGCTACGTGACCAACCGGCAGATCGAGTCCGCTCGTATCGCCATGACGCGTCACATCAAGCGTGGTGGCAAGGTGTGGACGACCATCTACCCGGACCGCCCGCTGACCAAGAAGCCGGCGGAAACCCGCATGGGTTCCGGTAAGGGTTCGCCCGAGTGGTGGATCGCCAACGTGAAGCCGGGCCGCGTGATGTTCGAGATCTCGTTCCCGAACGAGGAGACCGCCCGTGAGGCGCTCCGTCGCGCGATCCACAAGCTGCCCATGAAGTGCCGCATCGTGACCCGTGAAGGTGGTGAGTTCTGA
- the rpmC gene encoding 50S ribosomal protein L29 yields MAKAGAAQASELRELTAEELVLRLKEYKEELFNLRFQMATGQLDNNRRLRTVRTDIARIYTVMRERELGLSVSPDAESEGAA; encoded by the coding sequence ATGGCGAAGGCAGGTGCCGCCCAGGCATCGGAGCTGCGTGAGCTCACCGCGGAAGAGCTCGTTCTGCGTCTGAAGGAATACAAGGAGGAGCTCTTCAACCTCCGCTTCCAGATGGCGACCGGACAGCTCGACAACAACCGCCGTCTGCGCACCGTCCGCACGGACATCGCGCGGATCTACACGGTCATGCGCGAGCGTGAACTCGGCCTGTCCGTTTCCCCTGACGCCGAGAGTGAAGGTGCCGCATGA
- the rpsQ gene encoding 30S ribosomal protein S17: MSEQPNAEAAPRNDRKVREGYVVSDKMNKTIVVELEDRKKHRRYAKVLRSTSKVKVHDENNEAGVGDRVTLMETRPLSATKRWRLVQIVEKAK; this comes from the coding sequence ATGAGCGAGCAGCCCAACGCTGAGGCGGCCCCCCGCAACGACCGCAAGGTCCGTGAGGGTTACGTCGTCTCGGACAAGATGAACAAGACGATCGTGGTCGAGCTCGAGGACCGCAAGAAGCACCGTCGTTACGCCAAGGTTCTCCGCAGCACCAGCAAGGTCAAGGTGCACGACGAGAACAACGAGGCGGGCGTGGGCGACCGGGTCACCCTGATGGAGACCCGCCCGCTGTCGGCGACCAAGCGCTGGCGTCTGGTGCAGATCGTGGAGAAGGCCAAGTAA
- the rplN gene encoding 50S ribosomal protein L14, translated as MIQQESRLRVADNTGAKEILCIRVLGGSGRRYAGIGDIIVATVKDAMPAAGVKKGDVVKAVIVRTRKERRRPDGSYIRFDENAAVLIKNDNEPRGTRIFGPVGRELRDRKFMKIISLAPEVL; from the coding sequence GTGATCCAGCAGGAGTCGCGGCTTCGGGTTGCCGACAACACGGGCGCGAAGGAAATCCTTTGCATCCGCGTTCTCGGCGGCTCGGGGCGGCGCTACGCGGGCATCGGCGACATCATCGTCGCCACCGTGAAGGACGCCATGCCGGCTGCCGGCGTGAAGAAGGGTGACGTCGTCAAGGCCGTCATCGTTCGCACGCGCAAGGAGCGCCGTCGTCCGGACGGTTCTTACATCCGCTTCGACGAGAACGCTGCTGTGCTCATCAAGAACGACAATGAGCCCCGCGGCACCCGCATCTTCGGGCCGGTCGGCCGCGAGCTGCGCGACCGAAAGTTCATGAAGATCATTTCGCTCGCGCCGGAGGTGTTGTAG
- the rplX gene encoding 50S ribosomal protein L24: MKVKKGDTVVVIAGKDKGAKGKVIQAYPERERVLVEGVNRIKKHTRISQTQRGAQSGGIVTQEAPIHVSNVMVVDSDGKPTRIGYRVGEDGKKVRVARRNGKDI, translated from the coding sequence ATGAAGGTGAAGAAGGGCGACACGGTCGTCGTCATCGCCGGCAAGGACAAGGGTGCCAAGGGCAAGGTCATCCAGGCCTACCCCGAGCGCGAGCGCGTGCTGGTCGAAGGCGTGAACCGGATCAAGAAGCACACCCGGATCTCGCAGACCCAGCGCGGCGCGCAGTCCGGTGGCATCGTCACCCAGGAGGCGCCCATCCACGTCTCGAACGTGATGGTCGTCGACTCCGACGGCAAGCCGACTCGCATCGGCTACCGCGTCGGCGAGGACGGCAAGAAGGTCCGGGTCGCGCGCCGGAACGGTAAGGACATCTGA